CTCTCTGCGTGTAAATTCCGATGTAGACATCTACATTACAGGTTCCAATGCTAAGATGCTTGCCGGAGAATATGCTACACTCCTGGCAGAGCGGTATATAGAAATTCAAATCTATCCGTTTTCCTTCCAGGAATATTGTATTGCAATCATTGAAAAACAACCCAACCTTTCTACGGCGGAATGCTTTCAGAAGTATTTGGTTACCGGCGGCATGCCCTTTCTGATTGCTGTTGACGCAGACGAAAACACTGCTAAACAATATTTAAGTGACATTTTTGCGTCTGTTGTGATAAAAGATATTATGAAACGAAACAACTTTCGGGATGTTGATCTTTTGGAACGAATTATCCTGTTTGTGATGGCTAATATTGGCAGAACTTTTTCGGCTACCAGTATTTCAAAATTTCTAAAAAATGATCGTCGCAAGGTTGCCCCCGAAACCGTGATCAACTATTTAAAAGCTTGTGAGGAAGCTTATCTGTTTCATCGTGTCGGTAAGCTTGATCTTGTGGGAAAGAAAATCCTGCAGGTCAATGAGAAATACTATATCTGCGATCACGGTATCCGCGAAGCTGTATATGGTAATAATCAGCGAGACATTGAGCTAG
Above is a genomic segment from Negativicutes bacterium containing:
- a CDS encoding ATP-binding protein, whose translation is MIKRERYLSQLRGFIDQTEVVKIITGIRRSGKSVMLQLIQQELLERGVPKSNILSYNFEDMTLRQYKDANVLHDHIKEKIEHCKGRAYLFLDEVQEVDNWESCVNSLRVNSDVDIYITGSNAKMLAGEYATLLAERYIEIQIYPFSFQEYCIAIIEKQPNLSTAECFQKYLVTGGMPFLIAVDADENTAKQYLSDIFASVVIKDIMKRNNFRDVDLLERIILFVMANIGRTFSATSISKFLKNDRRKVAPETVINYLKACEEAYLFHRVGKLDLVGKKILQVNEKYYICDHGIREAVYGNNQRDIELVLENMVFLELLRHGYKVTAGRIGEKEIDFVADKAGQRIYVQVCYLLASEDTVQREFGVFLDVSDNFPKYVVSLDEFNFSREGIEHKNIRDFLLMEM